One Granulicella sp. 5B5 DNA window includes the following coding sequences:
- a CDS encoding enterotoxin produces the protein MKDRKNSKANLFGIMLIGSLISVATAGAQDAGRAIAVAGGDHYSVSNHAISAGWDVRDGHVTGLTVSDRLHTQTLHTAQPFSLLLKNGQIYAMNDLRVEGRPERTELSVNATASRAAEHVPGVEFTTHLVSADNVVNGTWSVILLDGSRYVRQVVTLTANAEDVSIRRVQLIDADLPGSRVVGTVMGSPLVWNNFFLGFEDPLSQSEVTGAHAVAYLDRKLPLKAGQAVTYSSVIGIARAGQMRRDFLAYIERERAHPYRTFLHYNSWYDLGRFNPYNEAGAEDRINAFGRELHQKRGVVLDSFLFDDGWDDHKTLWGFNSGFPQGFSNVRKDAEKYGTEPGVWMSPWGGYAGPKKERIAFGQQQGYEIASGGFALSGSKYYDRFREVCLEMIRKYGVNQFKFDGTGNADTVVKGSAFDSDFSAAIHLIRELRQEKPDIYINLTTGTYPSPFWLRYADSIWRGGEDDDVAGVGPYRERWITYRDADTYQHVVKAGPLYPLNSLMLHGIIFAERHKQLKEDPSHDFRNEVRSYFGTGTQLQEMYITPSLLSQENWDDLAEAAKWSRANASVLVDTHWVGGDPAWEEVYGWASWSPKKAILVLRNPSDKPQSIRLDPKSVFELPNGAAKMFSAKSPWKEDMSQRPISLQAGVIHTFQLAPFQVLTLELTPR, from the coding sequence ATGAAAGATCGAAAGAATAGCAAAGCAAACTTGTTTGGCATCATGCTGATCGGGTCGCTGATCAGCGTTGCAACCGCAGGGGCGCAGGATGCAGGGCGGGCGATCGCCGTGGCGGGCGGCGATCATTACAGCGTGAGCAATCATGCGATCTCTGCGGGCTGGGATGTCAGAGACGGGCACGTTACGGGCTTAACTGTGAGCGACAGGCTGCACACCCAGACCCTGCACACTGCACAGCCGTTCTCTCTGCTGCTGAAGAATGGCCAGATCTACGCGATGAATGATCTTCGTGTAGAGGGCAGGCCGGAACGCACAGAGCTAAGCGTGAACGCGACTGCTTCGCGCGCGGCAGAGCATGTTCCAGGCGTCGAGTTCACAACGCATTTGGTCAGCGCCGACAACGTCGTCAACGGCACCTGGTCCGTAATTCTTCTGGATGGCTCGCGATACGTGCGTCAGGTTGTGACTTTGACTGCCAATGCGGAAGACGTCTCGATCCGTCGCGTGCAGCTGATCGATGCGGACCTGCCGGGCTCCCGCGTAGTGGGCACCGTCATGGGATCGCCGCTGGTGTGGAACAACTTCTTCCTCGGCTTTGAAGACCCTCTCTCACAGAGCGAGGTTACCGGCGCACATGCAGTAGCCTATCTTGATCGTAAGCTCCCGTTGAAGGCTGGACAGGCTGTTACGTATTCGTCGGTGATCGGTATCGCCAGGGCAGGCCAAATGCGCCGCGACTTTCTTGCATACATTGAGCGTGAGCGTGCGCACCCTTATCGAACATTCCTGCACTACAACTCCTGGTACGACCTTGGACGCTTCAATCCCTACAACGAAGCTGGCGCTGAAGACCGCATCAATGCTTTCGGGCGTGAGCTGCACCAGAAGCGTGGCGTTGTTCTCGACTCCTTCCTCTTCGATGACGGGTGGGACGATCACAAGACACTCTGGGGATTCAACTCGGGGTTTCCGCAAGGATTCTCCAACGTTCGCAAGGACGCGGAGAAGTACGGGACCGAACCAGGTGTCTGGATGTCACCCTGGGGCGGATATGCCGGGCCCAAGAAGGAGCGCATCGCCTTCGGGCAGCAGCAGGGATATGAGATTGCGTCGGGAGGCTTTGCGCTATCCGGCTCTAAGTACTACGACCGCTTTCGAGAGGTCTGCCTTGAGATGATCCGCAAGTATGGGGTCAATCAGTTCAAGTTCGATGGAACCGGAAATGCCGATACCGTGGTCAAGGGAAGCGCATTCGACAGCGATTTTTCGGCAGCGATCCACCTGATCAGGGAGCTGCGCCAGGAGAAGCCGGACATTTACATCAACCTGACGACTGGCACGTATCCCTCTCCGTTCTGGCTGCGCTATGCGGACTCCATATGGCGTGGCGGCGAGGATGATGACGTTGCGGGCGTAGGCCCTTACCGGGAGCGCTGGATCACTTACCGCGATGCTGACACCTATCAACATGTGGTGAAGGCCGGTCCACTTTATCCGCTGAACTCGCTGATGCTGCACGGCATCATCTTTGCGGAGCGCCATAAACAGCTCAAGGAAGATCCTTCCCATGACTTCCGCAACGAGGTACGTTCATACTTCGGCACGGGCACGCAGCTGCAGGAGATGTACATCACGCCTTCCCTGTTGAGCCAGGAGAACTGGGACGATCTGGCTGAAGCTGCCAAGTGGTCGAGAGCCAACGCGAGCGTGCTGGTGGATACGCATTGGGTTGGCGGCGATCCGGCATGGGAAGAGGTCTATGGCTGGGCATCGTGGTCGCCGAAGAAGGCGATCCTGGTATTGCGCAATCCCAGCGACAAGCCACAGAGCATTCGCCTGGATCCAAAGTCTGTTTTCGAGCTGCCGAACGGAGCGGCTAAGATGTTTTCGGCAAAGAGCCCATGGAAGGAGGATATGTCACAGCGTCCTATTTCGTTGCAGGCTGGGGTGATACATACCTTTCAACTGGCTCCCTTTCAGGTACTCACTCTCGAGCTGACACCGCGTTAG
- a CDS encoding vitamin B12-dependent ribonucleotide reductase — protein MSDYVQTDPVQAPAAEGTSSYAPANGSAPGLRFSRYFSKPGVNPFDEVQWELRDAVIQDWKGRLVFEQKNVEVPTDWSVTATNIVASKYLHGQVGTPEREKGVRDLISRVAESIRDWGLRDGYFASHEDADIFFNELTHLLVNQKVAFNSPVWFNVGCDRLEPNSDAQNWHWDAQQGKVLFSVTGYSRPQCSACFINSVNDSLDSILTLAKTEGMLFKWGSGAGSNLSAIRGSMETLSGGGTASGPLSFMRGFDAFAGVIKSGGKTRRAAKMVVLNIEHPDIEDFIECKVKEERKAWTLMAAGYDGSGPDSEAFTSIFFQNANNSVRVNDEFMQAVVNDGIFTTLTVKDKAPVKEYKARDLMHKLAEATWQCGDPGMQYDTTINRWHTSKNTARINASNPCSEYMFLDDSACNLASFNLMKFLTPGGQFDVPAYRHGIAIVTTAMEIIVDAAGYPTEMIAKNSHDYRPLGLGYANLGALLMDRGLPYDSDAGRAYAATLTAILCGDAYAQSARLAASSPTLGAATPLTVSNGVHGGACPGFYVNREPFLNVIRMHRAEVNNIDRELKPAHDSAYTDAAGFIAPQLADLKAASQDAWDTALALGEQHGYRNSQVTVLAPTGTIGFMMDCDTTGIEPDLALVKYKKLVGGGMIKIVNNTVPGALFKLGYSDSEVQGIVNYIDATGTIEGAPSLKPEHLAVFDCSFKPAKGTRTISWLGHVKMMAATQPFLSGAISKTVNLPNDCTVQDIADAYTESWRLGLKAVAIYRDGSKGTQPLNVSAQTDADKKGTAVDATKVDATELTAALSALSTEQQKAFALEQQLVAVQTQLNELANSANNNADNLDAQAPPRAVRHRLPGERASITHKFGIGGHEGYITVGLYPNGQPGEIFIRMAKEGSTISGLMDSFATAISLALQHGVPLKVLCEKFAHTRFEPSGWTGNEQIGYAKSIMDYLFRWMQLRFLSGQQLDLFAGLGAPVQSALPSAGSVISTEARALAGAVERPAFGTTAAYGDQSISATDPWHNAPGEPLHTDRNPPQQGIAPDLSARSGTATPNPLSVEDRGIMGVHAATEMGKLYEMGDSPSCSTCGAIMTRNGSCYRCMECGSTSGCS, from the coding sequence ATGTCCGATTACGTCCAGACCGACCCCGTTCAGGCCCCTGCCGCCGAAGGTACGTCCAGCTACGCCCCCGCTAATGGTTCTGCGCCGGGGCTCAGGTTCTCGCGCTACTTCTCGAAGCCTGGCGTCAACCCCTTCGACGAAGTGCAATGGGAGCTGCGTGACGCCGTCATTCAGGACTGGAAGGGCCGCCTCGTCTTCGAACAGAAGAACGTCGAAGTCCCCACCGACTGGTCGGTCACCGCGACCAACATCGTCGCCAGCAAGTACCTCCACGGCCAGGTCGGCACTCCCGAGCGCGAGAAGGGCGTGCGCGACCTCATCAGCCGCGTGGCCGAGTCCATCCGCGACTGGGGTCTGCGCGACGGTTACTTCGCCTCGCACGAAGACGCCGACATCTTCTTCAACGAGCTTACCCACCTGCTGGTCAACCAGAAGGTCGCCTTCAACTCGCCCGTCTGGTTCAACGTCGGCTGCGACCGCCTCGAGCCCAACTCCGACGCGCAGAACTGGCACTGGGACGCCCAGCAGGGCAAGGTGCTCTTCTCCGTCACCGGCTACAGCCGCCCGCAGTGCTCGGCCTGCTTCATCAACTCGGTGAATGACTCGCTCGACAGCATCCTCACGCTCGCCAAGACCGAAGGCATGCTCTTCAAGTGGGGTTCGGGCGCGGGCAGCAACCTCTCCGCCATCCGCGGCAGCATGGAGACCCTCTCCGGCGGCGGCACCGCCAGCGGTCCGCTTAGCTTCATGCGCGGCTTCGACGCTTTTGCTGGCGTTATCAAGTCCGGCGGCAAGACGCGCCGGGCTGCAAAAATGGTCGTGCTCAACATCGAGCACCCGGACATCGAAGACTTCATCGAGTGCAAGGTCAAGGAGGAGCGCAAGGCCTGGACGCTGATGGCGGCCGGTTACGACGGCTCCGGCCCCGACTCCGAAGCCTTCACCAGCATCTTCTTCCAGAACGCCAACAACTCCGTCCGCGTCAACGACGAGTTCATGCAGGCAGTCGTCAACGACGGCATCTTCACCACGCTCACCGTCAAGGACAAAGCCCCGGTCAAGGAGTACAAGGCCCGCGACCTCATGCACAAGCTCGCCGAAGCCACCTGGCAGTGCGGCGACCCCGGCATGCAGTACGACACCACCATCAACCGCTGGCACACCAGCAAGAACACCGCGCGCATCAACGCCAGTAACCCTTGCAGCGAGTACATGTTCCTCGACGATTCCGCCTGCAACCTCGCGTCGTTCAACCTGATGAAGTTCCTCACGCCCGGCGGCCAGTTTGATGTGCCCGCATACCGCCATGGCATCGCCATCGTCACCACCGCCATGGAGATCATCGTCGACGCCGCCGGCTACCCGACGGAGATGATCGCGAAGAACTCGCACGACTACCGTCCGCTTGGCCTCGGCTACGCGAACCTCGGCGCGCTGCTGATGGACCGCGGTCTGCCCTACGACTCCGACGCCGGTCGCGCCTACGCGGCTACACTCACCGCGATCCTCTGTGGTGATGCGTATGCCCAGTCCGCGCGCCTCGCCGCCAGCTCGCCCACGCTTGGCGCAGCCACCCCGCTCACCGTGTCCAACGGTGTGCACGGCGGCGCCTGCCCCGGCTTCTACGTCAACCGCGAGCCTTTCCTCAACGTCATCCGCATGCACCGCGCGGAGGTCAACAACATCGACCGCGAGCTCAAGCCCGCACACGACTCCGCCTACACCGACGCCGCCGGCTTCATCGCCCCGCAGCTCGCCGACCTCAAGGCCGCCAGCCAGGACGCCTGGGACACGGCTTTGGCATTGGGCGAGCAGCACGGCTACCGCAACTCGCAGGTCACCGTCCTCGCACCCACCGGCACCATCGGCTTCATGATGGACTGCGACACCACCGGCATCGAGCCCGACCTCGCACTCGTCAAGTACAAGAAGCTCGTCGGCGGCGGCATGATCAAGATCGTCAACAACACCGTCCCCGGCGCGCTCTTCAAGCTCGGCTACTCTGACAGCGAAGTGCAGGGCATCGTCAACTACATCGACGCCACCGGCACCATCGAAGGTGCACCGTCGCTCAAGCCCGAGCACCTCGCCGTCTTCGACTGCTCCTTCAAGCCCGCCAAGGGCACGCGCACCATCTCCTGGCTCGGCCACGTCAAGATGATGGCCGCCACGCAGCCCTTCCTCTCCGGTGCCATCAGCAAGACCGTCAACCTGCCCAACGACTGCACCGTGCAGGACATCGCCGACGCCTACACCGAGAGCTGGCGTCTCGGTCTCAAGGCCGTAGCCATCTACCGCGACGGCTCCAAGGGCACGCAGCCGCTCAACGTCTCCGCGCAGACCGACGCCGACAAGAAGGGCACCGCCGTCGACGCCACCAAGGTCGACGCCACCGAACTCACCGCCGCTCTTTCCGCTCTCTCTACCGAGCAGCAGAAGGCCTTCGCTCTCGAACAGCAGCTCGTCGCTGTTCAGACGCAGCTCAACGAGCTCGCGAACTCCGCCAACAACAACGCCGACAACCTCGACGCGCAGGCCCCACCGCGCGCCGTCCGTCATCGCCTGCCCGGCGAGCGCGCCAGCATCACGCACAAGTTCGGCATCGGCGGCCACGAGGGCTACATCACCGTCGGCCTCTACCCCAACGGCCAGCCTGGCGAAATCTTCATCCGCATGGCCAAGGAGGGCAGCACCATCTCTGGCCTCATGGACAGCTTCGCAACGGCCATCTCGCTCGCGCTGCAGCACGGCGTGCCGCTCAAGGTGCTCTGCGAAAAGTTCGCGCACACCCGCTTCGAGCCCTCCGGCTGGACTGGCAACGAGCAGATCGGCTACGCCAAGTCCATCATGGACTACCTCTTCCGCTGGATGCAGCTCCGCTTCCTCAGCGGCCAGCAGCTAGACCTCTTCGCTGGCCTCGGTGCTCCGGTGCAGTCCGCCCTGCCTTCCGCAGGAAGTGTCATCTCGACCGAAGCCCGCGCACTTGCGGGCGCAGTGGAGAGACCTGCGTTTGGAACCACCGCCGCCTATGGCGACCAGAGCATCTCGGCCACCGACCCCTGGCACAACGCCCCCGGCGAGCCCCTGCACACCGACCGCAACCCCCCGCAGCAGGGAATCGCCCCGGACCTAAGCGCTCGCAGCGGCACCGCCACCCCGAACCCGTTGTCTGTCGAAGACCGCGGCATCATGGGCGTCCACGCCGCCACAGAGATGGGCAAACTCTACGAGATGGGCGACAGCCCTAGCTGCTCCACCTGCGGAGCCATCATGACCCGCAACGGCTCCTGCTACCGCTGCATGGAATGCGGCTCCACCAGCGGCTGCAGCTAG
- a CDS encoding protease pro-enzyme activation domain-containing protein, with the protein MTTISSCLRAARFVAAFAVFATLAGASSTAFAKTTQKALPDRLSGPIDNGARAQLTGSAPPRAMHSTDLGNVSPDMPLEGISLIFSRTAAQQADLTQLLADQQNPASAQYHQWLTPAQFGARFGISDNDLATVESWLQAQGFSVVNVSPSRNRITFSGPESAVEAAFGAPLHYFRATSGGMTATTDTRTHIAPAHDLTLPASLSGMVLAVRNLSDYRPQSHTIKRPAANFTSSQTGNFFLTPKDVATIYDINAAYNLGYYGSGQTITVAGESAVSPTDITNFQTAAGVASNIPVLTLMPNTGSSETFTGDEAESDLDLEYSSSIATKATVDFLYTGNSPFYAVFDAVQYAIDTDLGNIITLSYGECEPDLGQAAFNSFESYLQQAAAQGQTVINSAGDSGSSGCYGDGSSTSNQEQLAVSYPASSAYVTGLGGTEFPTADLTNTYFTAATTTDTISSAKSYIPEVVWNDDAAILALINSGQASSGTIPISSGGGGVSIYEPRPGWQSGTIGGAALPAGSNRLVPDVSLDSSPNNAGYLYCSSDDGSDGTGVTGSCSTGFRGSDGSSLTVAGGTSFAAPIFAGMVAIINQAKGYTAGQGLINPTLYLLAANTTTYASAFHDIVPITGNANSNACVAGATYCGSGAQTSSYATATGYDEATGLGSVDLANLIQAWPTATGSSSLAASITAVTANTLTPSTNTADNITINVSSKADSGATPTGTVAVTDNGTAVSGSPFTLSGGTYLYSYQSSTTGLHRLIFTYSGDVTYASSANTQIINVGPSSFTVTASSPTVTAGSSGTVTVTVTPTNGYSGTVYLQLGGTGETSAGVSIENTCVSGSGVVTIPSGSTSPQQTTYTFDTSSSACSAAGIGTFRATPAARHIALNALPGKPGPAPSKAPWRTTSLAALAGLTLVGSFRRRLRLNRAGLILVLVLTMGFSGLALSGCSNGAQGASGNAGGTTTTTTNASPGTYNFIVYASDSIYHNINNGNGAAFTVTVQ; encoded by the coding sequence TTGACGACGATCTCCTCCTGCTTGCGCGCCGCCCGCTTTGTGGCGGCGTTTGCCGTCTTTGCGACCCTTGCCGGAGCTAGCTCCACCGCGTTCGCCAAAACGACGCAGAAGGCGCTGCCCGACCGCCTCTCCGGGCCCATCGACAACGGCGCCCGCGCGCAGTTGACTGGCTCCGCACCGCCGCGCGCCATGCACTCGACCGACCTGGGCAACGTCTCGCCGGACATGCCGTTGGAGGGCATCAGCCTGATCTTCAGCCGCACCGCCGCGCAGCAGGCTGACCTCACCCAGCTCCTCGCCGACCAGCAGAACCCGGCCTCGGCGCAGTACCACCAGTGGCTCACGCCCGCGCAGTTCGGCGCCCGCTTCGGCATCTCCGACAACGACCTGGCCACCGTCGAAAGCTGGCTGCAGGCACAGGGTTTCAGCGTCGTCAACGTCTCGCCCAGCCGCAACCGCATCACCTTCTCCGGGCCGGAGTCCGCGGTCGAAGCGGCCTTTGGTGCACCGCTGCACTACTTCCGTGCCACCTCCGGCGGTATGACCGCCACGACCGACACGCGCACCCACATCGCCCCCGCGCACGATCTCACGCTGCCTGCTTCGCTCAGCGGCATGGTGCTTGCCGTCCGCAACCTCTCGGACTATCGTCCGCAGTCGCACACCATCAAGCGCCCCGCTGCTAACTTCACCTCTTCGCAGACCGGCAACTTCTTCCTCACGCCCAAGGACGTCGCGACCATCTACGACATCAACGCGGCTTACAACCTCGGCTACTACGGCTCCGGCCAGACGATCACCGTCGCCGGCGAGTCCGCCGTATCACCCACGGACATCACGAACTTCCAGACGGCCGCGGGCGTTGCCAGCAACATCCCTGTCCTTACGCTCATGCCCAACACCGGTTCCTCCGAAACGTTCACCGGCGATGAAGCCGAGTCGGACCTGGACCTCGAGTATTCCAGCTCCATCGCGACCAAGGCGACCGTAGACTTCCTCTACACGGGCAACAGCCCCTTCTATGCCGTCTTTGACGCGGTCCAGTACGCCATCGACACCGATCTCGGCAACATCATCACGTTGAGCTACGGTGAGTGCGAGCCCGATCTCGGCCAGGCAGCCTTCAACTCCTTCGAGTCCTACCTGCAGCAGGCCGCCGCGCAAGGGCAGACCGTCATCAACTCTGCCGGCGACAGCGGTTCCTCCGGCTGTTACGGAGACGGCAGCTCGACCAGCAATCAGGAGCAGCTTGCCGTCAGCTATCCGGCTTCGAGCGCCTACGTCACAGGCCTCGGCGGCACGGAGTTTCCCACGGCCGATCTCACCAATACCTACTTCACAGCCGCTACCACCACAGACACCATTAGCTCAGCGAAGTCCTACATCCCCGAGGTGGTCTGGAACGATGACGCGGCGATACTCGCCCTGATCAACTCAGGACAGGCCTCATCAGGCACCATCCCCATCTCGTCCGGTGGCGGCGGTGTCAGTATCTACGAACCGCGTCCCGGCTGGCAGAGCGGCACCATCGGCGGCGCGGCACTCCCCGCCGGCTCCAACCGCCTTGTGCCGGATGTCTCTCTCGACTCGTCGCCCAATAATGCGGGTTATCTCTACTGCTCCAGCGATGACGGCTCGGACGGCACAGGCGTCACAGGTAGCTGCTCCACCGGCTTCCGCGGTTCCGACGGCTCGTCGCTTACCGTTGCAGGCGGCACCAGCTTCGCTGCACCCATCTTCGCGGGCATGGTCGCCATCATCAACCAGGCCAAGGGCTACACCGCAGGCCAGGGTCTCATCAACCCCACGCTCTACTTGCTGGCCGCGAATACGACGACCTACGCGTCCGCATTCCACGACATCGTACCCATCACAGGCAATGCAAATAGCAACGCCTGCGTCGCGGGGGCAACCTACTGCGGCTCAGGCGCGCAGACCTCCAGCTACGCCACCGCAACCGGCTATGACGAGGCCACCGGTCTAGGCTCCGTCGATCTGGCGAACCTGATTCAGGCATGGCCAACGGCAACTGGATCGTCGTCTCTGGCTGCATCCATCACGGCGGTTACAGCCAACACTCTCACGCCGTCTACCAACACGGCCGATAACATCACAATCAATGTGTCTTCCAAAGCCGACTCGGGTGCGACTCCTACCGGCACCGTCGCAGTCACCGACAACGGAACGGCCGTTTCGGGTTCGCCGTTCACCCTCTCAGGCGGAACCTACTTGTATTCCTACCAGTCCTCCACGACCGGGCTACACCGGCTGATCTTCACCTATTCCGGTGATGTAACGTATGCGTCCTCTGCCAACACCCAGATCATCAACGTCGGCCCCAGCAGCTTTACGGTAACCGCCTCGTCCCCCACCGTCACCGCGGGCTCATCCGGTACGGTCACGGTCACCGTCACGCCGACGAACGGTTATAGCGGAACGGTCTATCTCCAACTCGGCGGCACGGGTGAAACGTCTGCTGGCGTCAGCATCGAAAACACGTGCGTCTCCGGCTCTGGCGTTGTCACCATTCCGTCCGGCTCCACTTCGCCGCAGCAGACAACCTACACCTTCGATACCAGCAGCTCTGCCTGCAGCGCGGCTGGTATCGGCACCTTCCGTGCCACTCCCGCAGCCCGGCACATCGCGCTGAACGCTCTGCCCGGCAAGCCTGGCCCCGCTCCGTCGAAGGCCCCGTGGCGCACAACGTCGCTGGCAGCGTTGGCGGGTCTTACACTGGTTGGCAGCTTCCGCCGCCGCCTGCGCCTCAACCGTGCAGGACTCATCCTGGTCCTGGTGCTGACCATGGGTTTCTCCGGCTTGGCACTCTCCGGCTGCTCCAACGGGGCGCAGGGCGCGAGTGGGAACGCTGGGGGAACAACTACCACTACTACAAACGCCTCCCCCGGAACGTACAACTTCATCGTCTACGCTTCGGACAGCATCTACCACAACATCAACAACGGAAACGGCGCGGCTTTCACTGTTACGGTCCAGTAG
- a CDS encoding YceI family protein: MIRIRVAGVAAAVVLALGVAGARAQTTDWKIDNTHSEADFAIRHMAISTVHGSFRAVSGVIRFDAADVTKSSINATIDVASVDTGVAARDTHLKSPDFFEVAKYPSMTFKSTNVAKAEDGYAVTGNLTLHGVTRSVVLQLDAPGKEETGMDGKSLHRGFTAHTTLNRKDFGLNWNGTLKSGDAALGDEVRIELDIEAVKM, translated from the coding sequence ATGATTCGTATTCGTGTAGCAGGAGTGGCGGCGGCCGTGGTGCTGGCCCTTGGCGTGGCGGGAGCCAGGGCGCAGACGACGGACTGGAAGATCGACAACACACACTCGGAGGCCGACTTCGCGATCCGGCACATGGCGATCAGTACGGTGCATGGCAGCTTTCGCGCGGTCTCCGGCGTGATCCGCTTTGACGCGGCGGATGTGACGAAGTCCAGCATCAATGCGACGATCGACGTCGCCAGCGTGGATACCGGCGTGGCTGCGCGCGACACCCACCTGAAGAGCCCAGACTTCTTCGAGGTCGCCAAGTATCCGTCCATGACCTTCAAGAGCACCAACGTGGCAAAGGCTGAAGACGGCTATGCGGTGACTGGCAACCTGACCCTGCATGGCGTGACCAGGAGCGTCGTGCTGCAACTGGATGCTCCCGGCAAAGAGGAGACCGGCATGGACGGCAAGAGCCTGCATCGGGGTTTTACGGCCCATACCACGCTCAATCGCAAGGACTTCGGCTTGAACTGGAACGGCACCCTGAAGAGCGGCGATGCCGCCCTGGGCGATGAGGTGCGGATCGAGCTCGACATTGAAGCGGTGAAGATGTAG
- a CDS encoding UDP-glucose/GDP-mannose dehydrogenase family protein, which produces MSQPIRIAVVGSGYVGLVAAVCFAEMGHDVICVDNDESKVEALRGGDTLIHEQHLPELLDRYRNNRVQITTDLAEATRTCQVIFIAVGTPQSETGDADLSYVEAVASEIARSINGYKVVVEKSTVPVYTNEWIRRVIERNGVRREDFDVVSNPEFLREGTAVEDFLHPDRIVIGADSDRAAALLSEVYAPLTSGSYYTHPSCVPGDCSDHHPPPALMTSTKSAEIIKHASNAFLALKISFINAVSNLCEAADANVEQVARGIGLDSRIGPKFLRPGIGYGGSCFPKDVAAFRSVAEQMGVDFNLLSEVEKINANQKKRFLAKVRSALWTLRGKRLAVLGLAFKGETDDIRESPAVDLVEMLLAEGSMVVAYDPAAMKRAATELPPSPQMRYATSVEDAARDADALLILTDWTEFGELDLQRLHDMLRYPIVIDGRNLYDPQTMLQHGFTYLSIGRPTATPSREARNPLPESTAVGA; this is translated from the coding sequence ATGAGTCAACCAATTCGGATAGCCGTGGTGGGTTCGGGATACGTCGGCCTGGTGGCAGCCGTGTGCTTCGCCGAGATGGGTCACGATGTGATCTGCGTCGACAACGATGAGAGCAAGGTAGAGGCGCTACGCGGCGGCGATACCCTGATCCATGAACAGCATCTGCCTGAACTGCTGGACCGCTACCGCAACAACCGTGTGCAGATTACAACGGACCTTGCCGAGGCCACACGCACCTGCCAGGTGATCTTCATCGCGGTCGGCACGCCGCAATCCGAGACCGGCGATGCCGATCTCTCGTACGTGGAGGCCGTCGCGAGTGAGATTGCACGCTCGATCAACGGCTACAAGGTGGTCGTGGAGAAGAGCACGGTGCCGGTGTACACCAACGAGTGGATTCGCCGTGTGATCGAGCGCAACGGCGTGCGCCGCGAGGACTTCGATGTCGTCTCCAACCCCGAGTTTCTGCGCGAGGGCACGGCGGTGGAAGACTTCCTGCACCCGGACCGGATTGTGATTGGCGCAGACAGCGACCGCGCAGCCGCGCTTTTGAGCGAGGTATATGCGCCGCTGACCAGCGGCAGCTACTATACGCACCCGAGTTGCGTTCCGGGTGACTGCTCGGACCACCATCCGCCGCCGGCGCTGATGACCTCGACCAAGAGCGCAGAGATTATCAAGCATGCGTCGAATGCCTTCCTGGCGCTGAAGATCAGCTTCATCAATGCGGTCTCCAACCTGTGCGAGGCGGCCGATGCCAACGTGGAGCAGGTCGCGCGGGGCATTGGGCTGGACTCGCGCATTGGGCCGAAGTTTCTGCGGCCGGGCATCGGCTATGGCGGCTCGTGTTTTCCGAAGGATGTCGCGGCGTTCCGCTCGGTCGCCGAGCAGATGGGCGTGGACTTCAACCTGCTGAGCGAGGTCGAGAAGATCAACGCAAACCAGAAGAAGCGCTTCCTAGCCAAAGTGCGCTCGGCGTTATGGACGCTGCGCGGCAAACGGCTTGCCGTGTTGGGACTTGCGTTCAAGGGAGAGACGGACGACATCCGCGAGAGCCCGGCGGTTGACCTTGTGGAGATGCTGCTGGCCGAGGGCAGCATGGTAGTGGCCTACGATCCGGCGGCGATGAAGCGCGCTGCCACAGAGCTGCCTCCCAGCCCGCAGATGCGTTACGCCACCAGCGTTGAAGATGCAGCCCGAGACGCTGACGCGCTGCTGATCCTGACCGACTGGACGGAGTTTGGTGAGCTGGACCTGCAGCGCCTGCACGATATGCTGCGCTATCCCATCGTGATCGACGGCCGCAATCTGTATGACCCGCAGACGATGCTGCAGCATGGCTTCACTTACCTCAGCATCGGCCGGCCCACCGCAACACCCTCGCGTGAGGCACGCAACCCGCTGCCGGAGAGCACGGCGGTGGGTGCATAA